From the genome of Pelmatolapia mariae isolate MD_Pm_ZW linkage group LG12, Pm_UMD_F_2, whole genome shotgun sequence, one region includes:
- the golm1 gene encoding Golgi membrane protein 1 isoform X2, which produces MGGLGNGRRGVRSPPLMIAALIACILVLGFNYWVSSSRNLELETKLYELEGQVRRGADEMKKKKEFEQVIEKQKDQISNIQSLYKSKLEGAEISCSQHKATLQQNISSSAKTIQELKGQLSWLNDALGKLEKELQSCQGNINTLNNKLMYDMTQCNAQVLSQKELCNERVAAAKLEAEKKMQKLIHTPVSSQENVGAVEINKSVKALSDGIPATASSQTPSLSQPKGNKVHELLTNEIMVDIIPSAPVEQPTSKDLSKAGPESVPSTAALKQEDKQPQEGADKADEVEGETGKLLENNLIEDKENEAMDAHEEDPQTEEADPGMEGMLIGRGKADETQAGQKLQEPEEYDADEQVVGGEDLEKPQNQQDENIDKVMEDELADYNGDDENEGEPEADKQAELAQN; this is translated from the exons ATGGGTGGGCTGGGGAACGGGCGTCGTGGCGTAAGGTCACCGCCTCTTATGATTGCCGCTCTGATCGCCTGTATCTTGGTTCTGGGCTTTAACTACTGGGTGTCCAGCTCCCGCAACCTGGAGCTTGAG ACTAAACTGTATGAGCTGGAGGGCCAGGTGCGACGTGGAGCAGAcgagatgaagaagaagaaggagttCGAACAGGTGATCGAGAAACAAAAGGATCAGATCAGCAACATACAAAGTCTCTATAAGAGCAAGCTGGAGGGAGCTGAGATCTCCTGCAGCCAACACAag gCCACACTGCAGCAGAACATTTCCTCCAGTGCAAAAACCATACAGGAACTCAAAG GTCAGCTGAGTTGGCTGAATGATGCTCTGGGGAAACTTGAGAAAGAGCTGCAGAGTTGCCAAGGCAACATCAACACCCTTAATAACAAACTTATGTATGACAT GACTCAGTGTAACGCCCAGGtgctgtcccagaaagagctgtgcAATGAGAGAGTGGCTGCCGCTAAACTTGAAGCTGAGAAGAAAATGCAGAAGCTCATCCATACACCTGTCTCCTCACAG GAAAATGTTGGAGCAGTGGAAATCAACAAATCAGTCAAGGCCCTGTCTGATGGAATTCCAGCAACTGcttcaagccaaacaccaagtCTCTCTCAACCCAAAGGAAATAAAGTCCACGAACTACTGACAAATGAAATAATGGTGGATATAA ttccCAGCGCTCCAGTGGAGCAGCCTACATCAAAGGATCTCtccaaagcagggccagagtCTGTTCCCTCAACTGCTGCATTGAAACAGGAAGACAAACAGCCACAAGAAGGAGCTGACAAAGCAGATGAGGTGGAAGGAGAGACTGGTAAACTTTTGGAGAATAATCTGATTGAAGACAAAGAGAATGAGGCGATGGATGCTCATGAAGAAGATCCTCAGACAGAAG AAGCAGACCCTGGAATGGAAGGGATGCTGATTGGTCGAGGAAAGGCTGATGAAACTCAAGCTGGTCAGAAACTTCAGGAACCAGAAGAGTACGACGCAGATGAACAAGTCGTGGGTGGAGAAGATTTAGAAAAACCACAGAACCAACAGGATGAAAATATAG
- the golm1 gene encoding Golgi membrane protein 1 isoform X1, translated as MGGLGNGRRGVRSPPLMIAALIACILVLGFNYWVSSSRNLELETKLYELEGQVRRGADEMKKKKEFEQVIEKQKDQISNIQSLYKSKLEGAEISCSQHKATLQQNISSSAKTIQELKGQLSWLNDALGKLEKELQSCQGNINTLNNKLMYDMTQCNAQVLSQKELCNERVAAAKLEAEKKMQKLIHTPVSSQQENVGAVEINKSVKALSDGIPATASSQTPSLSQPKGNKVHELLTNEIMVDIIPSAPVEQPTSKDLSKAGPESVPSTAALKQEDKQPQEGADKADEVEGETGKLLENNLIEDKENEAMDAHEEDPQTEEADPGMEGMLIGRGKADETQAGQKLQEPEEYDADEQVVGGEDLEKPQNQQDENIDKVMEDELADYNGDDENEGEPEADKQAELAQN; from the exons ATGGGTGGGCTGGGGAACGGGCGTCGTGGCGTAAGGTCACCGCCTCTTATGATTGCCGCTCTGATCGCCTGTATCTTGGTTCTGGGCTTTAACTACTGGGTGTCCAGCTCCCGCAACCTGGAGCTTGAG ACTAAACTGTATGAGCTGGAGGGCCAGGTGCGACGTGGAGCAGAcgagatgaagaagaagaaggagttCGAACAGGTGATCGAGAAACAAAAGGATCAGATCAGCAACATACAAAGTCTCTATAAGAGCAAGCTGGAGGGAGCTGAGATCTCCTGCAGCCAACACAag gCCACACTGCAGCAGAACATTTCCTCCAGTGCAAAAACCATACAGGAACTCAAAG GTCAGCTGAGTTGGCTGAATGATGCTCTGGGGAAACTTGAGAAAGAGCTGCAGAGTTGCCAAGGCAACATCAACACCCTTAATAACAAACTTATGTATGACAT GACTCAGTGTAACGCCCAGGtgctgtcccagaaagagctgtgcAATGAGAGAGTGGCTGCCGCTAAACTTGAAGCTGAGAAGAAAATGCAGAAGCTCATCCATACACCTGTCTCCTCACAG CAGGAAAATGTTGGAGCAGTGGAAATCAACAAATCAGTCAAGGCCCTGTCTGATGGAATTCCAGCAACTGcttcaagccaaacaccaagtCTCTCTCAACCCAAAGGAAATAAAGTCCACGAACTACTGACAAATGAAATAATGGTGGATATAA ttccCAGCGCTCCAGTGGAGCAGCCTACATCAAAGGATCTCtccaaagcagggccagagtCTGTTCCCTCAACTGCTGCATTGAAACAGGAAGACAAACAGCCACAAGAAGGAGCTGACAAAGCAGATGAGGTGGAAGGAGAGACTGGTAAACTTTTGGAGAATAATCTGATTGAAGACAAAGAGAATGAGGCGATGGATGCTCATGAAGAAGATCCTCAGACAGAAG AAGCAGACCCTGGAATGGAAGGGATGCTGATTGGTCGAGGAAAGGCTGATGAAACTCAAGCTGGTCAGAAACTTCAGGAACCAGAAGAGTACGACGCAGATGAACAAGTCGTGGGTGGAGAAGATTTAGAAAAACCACAGAACCAACAGGATGAAAATATAG
- the golm1 gene encoding Golgi membrane protein 1 isoform X3, with amino-acid sequence MGGLGNGRRGVRSPPLMIAALIACILVLGFNYWVSSSRNLELETKLYELEGQVRRGADEMKKKKEFEQATLQQNISSSAKTIQELKGQLSWLNDALGKLEKELQSCQGNINTLNNKLMYDMTQCNAQVLSQKELCNERVAAAKLEAEKKMQKLIHTPVSSQQENVGAVEINKSVKALSDGIPATASSQTPSLSQPKGNKVHELLTNEIMVDIIPSAPVEQPTSKDLSKAGPESVPSTAALKQEDKQPQEGADKADEVEGETGKLLENNLIEDKENEAMDAHEEDPQTEEADPGMEGMLIGRGKADETQAGQKLQEPEEYDADEQVVGGEDLEKPQNQQDENIDKVMEDELADYNGDDENEGEPEADKQAELAQN; translated from the exons ATGGGTGGGCTGGGGAACGGGCGTCGTGGCGTAAGGTCACCGCCTCTTATGATTGCCGCTCTGATCGCCTGTATCTTGGTTCTGGGCTTTAACTACTGGGTGTCCAGCTCCCGCAACCTGGAGCTTGAG ACTAAACTGTATGAGCTGGAGGGCCAGGTGCGACGTGGAGCAGAcgagatgaagaagaagaaggagttCGAACAG gCCACACTGCAGCAGAACATTTCCTCCAGTGCAAAAACCATACAGGAACTCAAAG GTCAGCTGAGTTGGCTGAATGATGCTCTGGGGAAACTTGAGAAAGAGCTGCAGAGTTGCCAAGGCAACATCAACACCCTTAATAACAAACTTATGTATGACAT GACTCAGTGTAACGCCCAGGtgctgtcccagaaagagctgtgcAATGAGAGAGTGGCTGCCGCTAAACTTGAAGCTGAGAAGAAAATGCAGAAGCTCATCCATACACCTGTCTCCTCACAG CAGGAAAATGTTGGAGCAGTGGAAATCAACAAATCAGTCAAGGCCCTGTCTGATGGAATTCCAGCAACTGcttcaagccaaacaccaagtCTCTCTCAACCCAAAGGAAATAAAGTCCACGAACTACTGACAAATGAAATAATGGTGGATATAA ttccCAGCGCTCCAGTGGAGCAGCCTACATCAAAGGATCTCtccaaagcagggccagagtCTGTTCCCTCAACTGCTGCATTGAAACAGGAAGACAAACAGCCACAAGAAGGAGCTGACAAAGCAGATGAGGTGGAAGGAGAGACTGGTAAACTTTTGGAGAATAATCTGATTGAAGACAAAGAGAATGAGGCGATGGATGCTCATGAAGAAGATCCTCAGACAGAAG AAGCAGACCCTGGAATGGAAGGGATGCTGATTGGTCGAGGAAAGGCTGATGAAACTCAAGCTGGTCAGAAACTTCAGGAACCAGAAGAGTACGACGCAGATGAACAAGTCGTGGGTGGAGAAGATTTAGAAAAACCACAGAACCAACAGGATGAAAATATAG